A stretch of Glandiceps talaboti chromosome 18, keGlaTala1.1, whole genome shotgun sequence DNA encodes these proteins:
- the LOC144449138 gene encoding creatine kinase U-type, mitochondrial-like: MSKALTPEIYAKLYDKATPNGWTLDDCIQTGVDNPGHPFIMTVGMVAGDEESYETFADLFDPVIDDRFNGYPKDAIHPTDLDSRKIRGGVLDSKYVLSSRVRTGRCIRGLSLPPACNRAERREVERVVVDALNGLDGDLKGKYYPLGSLTDAEQQQLIDDHFLFDKPVSPLLTCAGMARDWPDARGIWHNQKKNFLVWVNEEDHTRLISMEKGGNMRAVFERFCSGLKQVENMIKEKGWEFMWNEHLGYILTCPSNLGTGLRAGVHVKLPHLSKDRRFEEILENLRLQKRGTGGVDTAATGDTFDISNMDRLGQSEVTLVQRVIDGVNLLVQMEKSLEKGKRIDGMMPSPLSKF; the protein is encoded by the exons ATGTCCAAGGCATTGACTCCTGAAATCTATGCCAAACTATATGACAAGGCTACACCTAACGGTTGGACTCTGGATGATTGTATTCAGACCGGTGTCGATAATCCTGGACATCCCTTCATCATGACTGTTGGCATGGTAGCTGGAGATGAAGAGAGCTATGAG ACTTTTGCTGACTTATTCGATCCTGTGATTGACGACCGCTTCAATGGTTACCCTAAAGATGCCATTCATCCAACTGACTTGGACTCTAGAAAGATCCGTGGTGGAGTTCTTGACAGCAAATATGTCTTGTCATCACGTGTACGAACTGGCCGCTGTATCCGTGGTCTCAGCCTGCCTCCTGCATGCAATCGTGCCGAACGTCGTGAAGTTGAAAGG GTTGTAGTTGATGCCCTGAATGGTTTAGATGGTGATTTGAAAGGTAAATACTATCCACTGGGCAGCCTGACTGATGCTGAACAACAACAGCTGATTGATGACCACTTCCTGTTTGACAAACCAGTGTCTCCACTGCTGACCTGCGCTGGCATGGCTCGTGACTGGCCTGATGCACGTGGTATCTG GCATAATCAGAAGAAGAACTTCTTGGTTTGGGTCAACGAGGAAGACCATACCCGTCTGATATCCATGGAGAAGGGTGGCAACATGAGAGCTGTCTTTGAACGCTTCTGTAGTGGCCTCAAACAG GTTGAGAACATGATCAAGGAGAAAGGTTGGGAGTTTATGTGGAATGAACATCTTGGATACATCCTGACTTGCCCATCTAACTTGGGTACTGGACTGCGTGCTGGTGTGCATGTCAAACTGCCACATCTGTCAAAG GATCGCCGCTTTGAGGAAATCTTGGAGAACCTGCGTCTTCAGAAGCGTGGAACTGGTGGCGTGGATACTGCTGCTACTGGAGATACCTTTGACATTTCTAACATGGATCGTCTTGGTCAATCTGAG GTTACCCTGGTCCAACGTGTCATTGATGGTGTCAACTTGCTGGTCCAGATGGAGAAGAGCCTGGAGAAGGGAAAGAGGATTGATGGCATGATGCCATCTCCTCTGTCCAAATTCTAA